Proteins found in one Sphingobium sp. V4 genomic segment:
- the lptG gene encoding LPS export ABC transporter permease LptG, whose protein sequence is MNLDFFPSRQISLYMMRLFLTRTFAVLALLVVVLQTLDLLGNSGDILAYPGNGDAQLWHYVGLRAPQIVARFLPFSVLLGTLVMLATLNQNSEIISMKAAGLSAHQILAPLVVAALGVSAISFVFNERIVVRSTAALSAWEAVDYGPIPRDSGVKTNPWVRDGNNLVNAAIVAGRGTAVQLRNVQIYNRVNNSLTTIVQAPRGRYDPASKSWVLDGARQFDVARGTMRDVGTVRFGRDIRPDQFTLAKVDPDALTFRELEAAIADLHDAGRPTAELEGSLWHKLSGPLSALLMPILGSVAAFGLARSGQLFVRAVMGMALGFAYFVADNFSLAMGNLGAYPPVLAAWAPFFLFLLVGETVLFRTEE, encoded by the coding sequence ATGAACCTCGATTTCTTTCCCTCGCGCCAGATCAGCCTCTATATGATGCGGCTGTTCCTGACCCGTACCTTCGCGGTGCTGGCGCTGCTTGTGGTCGTGCTCCAGACGCTCGATCTGCTGGGCAATTCGGGTGACATCCTGGCCTATCCGGGCAATGGCGACGCGCAATTATGGCATTATGTCGGACTGCGGGCGCCGCAGATCGTTGCGCGGTTCCTGCCCTTCTCGGTGCTGCTTGGCACGCTGGTCATGCTCGCGACCCTGAACCAGAATAGCGAGATCATCTCGATGAAGGCGGCGGGCCTCTCCGCACACCAGATATTGGCGCCGCTGGTCGTCGCCGCGCTGGGCGTGTCGGCCATCAGCTTCGTCTTCAACGAACGGATCGTGGTTCGGTCGACGGCTGCGCTCAGTGCGTGGGAGGCCGTGGACTACGGCCCGATCCCGCGCGACAGCGGGGTCAAGACCAATCCGTGGGTGCGCGATGGCAATAATCTCGTCAATGCGGCGATCGTCGCCGGGCGCGGGACGGCGGTGCAGCTGCGCAATGTCCAGATCTACAACCGGGTCAACAACAGCCTGACCACCATCGTCCAGGCGCCCAGGGGCCGTTATGATCCCGCATCGAAAAGCTGGGTGCTGGATGGCGCGCGCCAGTTCGACGTGGCGCGCGGCACGATGCGCGATGTCGGCACGGTCCGGTTCGGGCGCGACATTCGTCCCGACCAGTTCACCCTGGCCAAGGTCGATCCCGACGCCCTGACCTTCCGCGAACTGGAGGCCGCCATCGCCGACCTGCATGACGCGGGCCGGCCGACCGCAGAGCTGGAAGGGAGCCTCTGGCACAAGCTGTCCGGTCCGCTATCCGCGCTCCTGATGCCGATCCTGGGATCGGTCGCGGCCTTTGGCCTGGCGCGATCGGGGCAGTTGTTCGTGCGCGCGGTGATGGGCATGGCGCTCGGCTTCGCCTATTTCGTCGCCGACAATTTCTCGCTCGCGATGGGCAATCTGGGGGCCTATCCCCCGGTTCTGGCTGCGTGGGCGCCCTTCTTCCTGTTCCTGCTCGTCGGCGAGACCGTACTGTTCCGCACGGAGGAATGA
- the lptF gene encoding LPS export ABC transporter permease LptF, whose amino-acid sequence MLTATDRYLARLIAVPMLGTLVIAAMLLVLDKMLSLFDFVAAEGGPVSVVWRMLANMLPEYLSLGIPIGLMLGILLAFRKLALSSELDVMRAVGLSYGRLLRVPYMYAIALALINFGIVGFVQPLSRHAYEALRFELRSGALGASIKVGEFTSLGKRMTLRIERSLDEGRNLQGIFVRATSRDGQSVAVTAAQGTFLATDDPDTIIFRLRDGVLVNEAPRYKTPRILSFSSHDLPIDLPQIEAFRGRDVDREKTIPELVVIGKNQATPDKLRNEVRANFHFRMVEVVFMMLLPLAALAFAIPPKRSTSALGVFLSIVFIVTYHKINQYGESVGALGKVDPILALWGPFLLASALVLWMYHVIAHRPGGQPIAALEVAFAKLGKQIARLVRVGRRRAPAEGAA is encoded by the coding sequence ATGCTGACCGCCACCGACCGTTATCTCGCCCGCCTGATCGCGGTGCCCATGCTCGGCACGCTCGTGATCGCCGCGATGCTGCTGGTGCTCGACAAGATGCTGAGCCTGTTCGATTTCGTCGCGGCGGAAGGCGGGCCGGTCAGCGTCGTGTGGCGGATGCTCGCCAACATGCTGCCCGAATATCTGTCGCTCGGCATTCCGATCGGGCTGATGCTCGGCATATTGCTGGCCTTCCGCAAACTGGCCCTGTCCTCCGAACTGGACGTGATGCGTGCTGTCGGCCTGTCCTACGGCCGGCTGCTGCGCGTGCCCTATATGTATGCGATCGCGCTGGCGCTCATCAATTTCGGCATTGTCGGCTTCGTCCAGCCGCTGTCGCGTCACGCCTATGAAGCGCTGCGCTTCGAGCTTCGCTCGGGCGCGCTCGGCGCGTCGATCAAGGTGGGTGAGTTCACCAGCCTCGGCAAGCGCATGACGCTGCGGATCGAGCGCAGCCTGGACGAAGGACGCAACCTCCAGGGCATCTTCGTCCGCGCGACCAGTCGCGATGGCCAGTCGGTCGCGGTCACGGCGGCGCAGGGCACGTTCCTGGCGACCGACGATCCCGATACCATCATCTTCCGCTTGCGCGACGGCGTGCTGGTGAACGAGGCGCCGCGCTACAAGACGCCGCGAATCCTGTCCTTTTCCAGCCATGACCTGCCGATCGACCTGCCCCAGATCGAGGCATTTCGCGGGCGCGACGTCGACCGGGAAAAGACGATTCCCGAACTGGTGGTCATCGGCAAGAACCAGGCGACGCCCGACAAGCTGCGCAATGAAGTGCGCGCCAATTTCCATTTCCGCATGGTCGAGGTTGTGTTCATGATGCTGTTGCCGCTCGCGGCGCTCGCCTTCGCCATTCCGCCCAAGCGATCGACCTCGGCGCTCGGGGTCTTCCTGTCGATCGTCTTCATCGTGACCTATCACAAGATCAACCAATATGGCGAAAGCGTCGGCGCGCTGGGCAAGGTCGATCCGATCCTGGCGCTGTGGGGTCCGTTCCTGCTCGCGTCCGCGCTGGTGCTGTGGATGTATCATGTGATCGCCCATCGGCCCGGTGGCCAGCCGATCGCGGCGCTGGAAGTCGCCTTCGCCAAACTGGGCAAGCAGATCGCCCGGCTGGTGCGTGTCGGCCGGCGGCGCGCCCCGGCGGAAGGAGCCGCCTGA